A window from Vulpes lagopus strain Blue_001 chromosome 23, ASM1834538v1, whole genome shotgun sequence encodes these proteins:
- the LOC121481017 gene encoding LOW QUALITY PROTEIN: cohesin subunit SA-3-like (The sequence of the model RefSeq protein was modified relative to this genomic sequence to represent the inferred CDS: inserted 4 bases in 2 codons; deleted 2 bases in 1 codon): protein MVLGTKSSGGTRLLQAQQGGTLQRAGELQALCGWGQAMTQGGTAGLAPITRTFGPNPCGSTSCNDVLPPCVILAGQVFAAPEDMPSQTVGVTSLAFLTPARGMGPPSGPAENPWHFWPTEHGQGSRLQVWRRFSAKDMQLLAVGSPSANPAEFLPAHLGSLWHLLAGFCKLLLYGVLDMDAASDVFKHYSKFYKDYGDLIKETLTRARQIDRSHCSQILLLSLKQLYTELLQEQGPQGLNELPAFGEMKDLAQRFALSFGPQQRQNRDLVVTLHKEGIKFSLSEPPPPGSSSQPPNLAFLELLSEFSPRLFHQDKQLLLSYLEKCSQXISQSPACPWGPVTTYCHSLSPVENTALETSPQGCPRYKKRRTEGPSRXGREDVSSPQEESLQLNSIPPTPTLTSTAIKRRQPLRGLEEVEEEGRSEPELTQGQPLSGNQRSRFSSPQHLQTLLNPSGPGLGNQLTRLSLMEEDEEELEIHELSEEWQETDKHTSPSEHGLNLLDSTELNLEDF from the exons ATGGTGCTAGGGACCAAGAGCTCTGGGGGCACACGTCTTCTCCAGGCACAGCAAGGGGGAACCCTGCAGAGGGCAGGCGAGCTCCAGGCCCTGTGTGGCTGGGGTCAGGCCATGACACAAGGTGGCACCGCGG GTCTAGCCCCAATCACCCGGACCTTTGGCCCTAACCCCTGTGGCTCTACTAGCTGCAACGATGTATTACCGCCCTGTGTTATTTTGGCAGGACAGGTGTTCGCAG CCCCCGAGGACATGCCGTCCCAGACCGTGGGTGTCACCTCACTTGCCTTCCTGACACCTGCTCGGGGCATGGGTCCCCCCTCGGGGCCTGCTGAAAATCCATGG CACTTCTGGCCCACCGAGCATGGGCAGGGCAGCCGGCTCCAGGTTTGGAGGAGGTTCTCAGCCAAAGACATGCAGCTTTTAGCAGTTGGAAGTCCATCTGCGAACCCTGCAG AGTTTCTCCCTGCACACCTCGGGTCACTGTGGCACCTCCTGGCTGGGTTCTGCAAGCTGTTGCTTTATGGGGTGCTAGACATGGATGCAGCCTCAGATGTTTTCAAACACTACAGCAAGTTTTACAAGGACTATGGCGACCTCATCAAGGAAACGTTAACTAGAGCAAGGCAGATTGACCGGAGTCATTGCTCCCAGATCCTGCTGCTGAGCCTCAAGCAGTTGTATACAGAACTGCTACAGGAACAGGGGCCCCAGGGCCTGAATGAGCTTCCAGCCTTTGGTGAGATGAAGGATCTGGCCCAAAGGTTTGCTTTGAGCTTTGGACCCCAGCAGCGGCAAAACCGTGACCTTGTGGTCACACTCCACAAGGAAGGCATCAAGTTCTCCTTGTCTGAACCGCCTCCACCTGGCTCCTCCAGTCAGCCCCCAAACCTGGCCTTCCTGGAGCTCCTTTCAGAGTTTTCCCCCCGACTCTTCCATCAGGACAAGCAGCTGCTACTGTCCTACCTGGAAAAGTGTTCGCA TATCTCCCAGTCACCTGCTTGTCCCTGGGGTCCAGTCACCACCTACTGCCACTCCCTCAGCCCTGTGGAGAACACAGCCCTG GAGACCAGTCCTCAGGGCTGCCCCCGCTACAAGAAAAGGCGTACTGAAGGTCCCTCCAG CGGCAGAGAGGATGTCTCTTCGCCTCAGGAAGAAAGCCTGCAGCTGAACAGcatcccacccacacccaccctcaCCTCTACAGCCATCAAGAGGAGGCAGCCCCTGAGGGGGTTGgaagaggtggaggaagaaggCCGCTCAGAACCAGAGCTGACCCAGGGCCAACCTCTGTCAGGCAACCAGAGGTCAAGGTTCTCAAGTCCACAGCATTTACAGACTCTCCTCAACCCTTCAGGTCCTGGTTTGGGCAACCAGCTGACCCGACTCAGCCTCATGGAAGAGGATGAAGAAGAGTTGGAAATTCACGAGTTAAGTGAGGAATGGCAAGAAACAGACAAGCACACTTCCCCCAGTGAGCACGGGCTGAACCTTTTAGATTCTACAGAGCTAAACCTTGAGGATTTCTGA